The Lutra lutra chromosome 10, mLutLut1.2, whole genome shotgun sequence genome contains a region encoding:
- the RAB3IL1 gene encoding guanine nucleotide exchange factor for Rab-3A isoform X4 has translation MWSGQPHPDEGHPPPLEAVPVPWKSVGPCRSHRESPGGLAESPGGEEAQGEEGPAAAQLDVLRLRSSSMEIREKGSEFLKDELHKAQKELKLKDEECERLSKVREQLERELEELTASLFEEAHRMVREANMKQAASEKQLKEARGKIDMLQAEVTALKTLVLTSTPASPNRELHPQLLSPSKAGPRKGHLRHKSTSSTLCPAVCPAAGHTLTPDKEGKEVDTTLFAEFQAWRESPTLDKTCPFLERVYQEDVGPCLDFTMQELSALVRAAVEDNTLTIEPVAAQTPPTVKVATVECGSTNTCALSGLARACRHRIRLGDSESHYYISPSSRARITAVCNFFTYIRYIQQGLVRQEAEPMFWEIMRLRKEMSLAKLGFFPQEA, from the exons ATGTGGAGCGG CCAGCCCCACCCAGACGAGGGCCACCCGCCGCCCCTCGAAGCTGTCCCAGTCCCCTGGAAGAGCGTGGGCCCCTGCAGAAGCCACAGGGAGTCCCCAGGAGGCCTGGCGGAGAgccctggaggggaggaggcccaAGGTGAGGAGGGCCCCGCGGCCGCCCAGCTGGACGTGTTGCGCCTGCGAAGCTCTTCCATGGAGATCCGGGAGAAGGGCTCCGAGTTCCTGAAGGACGAGCTGCACAAAGCCCAGAAG GAGCTGAAGCTGAAGGACGAGGAGTGCGAGCGGCTGTCCAAGGTGCGGGAGCAGCTGGAACGGGAGCTGGAGGAGCTGACGGCCAGCCTGTTCGAG GAAGCCCACAGGATGGTGCGGGAAGCCAATATGAAGCAGGCGGCATCAGAAAAGCAGCTGAAGGAGGCGCGGGGCAAG ATCGACATGCTGCAGGCGGAGGTGACCGCCTTGAAGACGCTGGTCCTCACGTCCACACCAGCCTCCCCCAACCGCGAGCTCCACCCGCAGCTGCTCAGCCCCAGCAAGGCCGGACCCCGCAAGGGCCACTTACGTCATAAGAGCACCAGCAGCACTCTCTGCCCTGCTGTGTGCCCCGCGGCTGGACACACCCTCACCCCGGACAAGGAGGGCAAAGAG GTGGACACCACCCTGTTCGCAGAGTTCCAGGCCTGGCGGGAATCACCCACCCTGGACAAGACCTGCCCCTTCCTCGAAAGGGTGTACCAGGAGGACGTGGGCCCCTGTCTGGACTTCACCATGCAGGAG CTCTCGGCGCTGGTCCGGGCCGCCGTGGAGGACAACACGCTCACCATTGAGCCCGTGGCTGCGCAGACACCGCCCACGGTGAAGGTGGCCACGGTTGAGTGTGGCAGCACCAA TACCTGTGCCCTGAGCGGGCTGGCTCGTGCCTGTCGCCACCGAATCCGGCTTGGGGACTCTGAGAGCCACTACTACATCTCACCATCCTCCCGGGCCAGG ATCACCGCCGTGTGCAACTTCTTCACTTATATCCGCTATATCCAGCAAGGCCTGGTGCGGCAGGAAG CCGAACCGATGTTTTGGGAGATCATGAGGCTGAGGAAGGAGATGTCGCTGGCCAAGCTCGGCTTCTTCCCCCAGGAGGCCTAG
- the RAB3IL1 gene encoding guanine nucleotide exchange factor for Rab-3A isoform X3 produces the protein MDDSKEHTRCPARGTCPVFLALSSGAVRYAPSVLGPALDGNLGEETWDTDSQPHPDEGHPPPLEAVPVPWKSVGPCRSHRESPGGLAESPGGEEAQGEEGPAAAQLDVLRLRSSSMEIREKGSEFLKDELHKAQKELKLKDEECERLSKVREQLERELEELTASLFEEAHRMVREANMKQAASEKQLKEARGKIDMLQAEVTALKTLVLTSTPASPNRELHPQLLSPSKAGPRKGHLRHKSTSSTLCPAVCPAAGHTLTPDKEGKEVDTTLFAEFQAWRESPTLDKTCPFLERVYQEDVGPCLDFTMQELSALVRAAVEDNTLTIEPVAAQTPPTVKVATVECGSTNTCALSGLARACRHRIRLGDSESHYYISPSSRARITAVCNFFTYIRYIQQGLVRQEAEPMFWEIMRLRKEMSLAKLGFFPQEA, from the exons ATGGATGACTCCAAGGAGCACACCAGGTGTCCTGCCCGAGGAACATGCCCCGTGTTCCTGGCACTGAGCTCGGGGGCTGTCCGCTACGCCCCATCAGTTCTGGGCCCTGCACTTGACGGGAACTTGGGAGAGGAGACCTGGGACACAGACAG CCAGCCCCACCCAGACGAGGGCCACCCGCCGCCCCTCGAAGCTGTCCCAGTCCCCTGGAAGAGCGTGGGCCCCTGCAGAAGCCACAGGGAGTCCCCAGGAGGCCTGGCGGAGAgccctggaggggaggaggcccaAGGTGAGGAGGGCCCCGCGGCCGCCCAGCTGGACGTGTTGCGCCTGCGAAGCTCTTCCATGGAGATCCGGGAGAAGGGCTCCGAGTTCCTGAAGGACGAGCTGCACAAAGCCCAGAAG GAGCTGAAGCTGAAGGACGAGGAGTGCGAGCGGCTGTCCAAGGTGCGGGAGCAGCTGGAACGGGAGCTGGAGGAGCTGACGGCCAGCCTGTTCGAG GAAGCCCACAGGATGGTGCGGGAAGCCAATATGAAGCAGGCGGCATCAGAAAAGCAGCTGAAGGAGGCGCGGGGCAAG ATCGACATGCTGCAGGCGGAGGTGACCGCCTTGAAGACGCTGGTCCTCACGTCCACACCAGCCTCCCCCAACCGCGAGCTCCACCCGCAGCTGCTCAGCCCCAGCAAGGCCGGACCCCGCAAGGGCCACTTACGTCATAAGAGCACCAGCAGCACTCTCTGCCCTGCTGTGTGCCCCGCGGCTGGACACACCCTCACCCCGGACAAGGAGGGCAAAGAG GTGGACACCACCCTGTTCGCAGAGTTCCAGGCCTGGCGGGAATCACCCACCCTGGACAAGACCTGCCCCTTCCTCGAAAGGGTGTACCAGGAGGACGTGGGCCCCTGTCTGGACTTCACCATGCAGGAG CTCTCGGCGCTGGTCCGGGCCGCCGTGGAGGACAACACGCTCACCATTGAGCCCGTGGCTGCGCAGACACCGCCCACGGTGAAGGTGGCCACGGTTGAGTGTGGCAGCACCAA TACCTGTGCCCTGAGCGGGCTGGCTCGTGCCTGTCGCCACCGAATCCGGCTTGGGGACTCTGAGAGCCACTACTACATCTCACCATCCTCCCGGGCCAGG ATCACCGCCGTGTGCAACTTCTTCACTTATATCCGCTATATCCAGCAAGGCCTGGTGCGGCAGGAAG CCGAACCGATGTTTTGGGAGATCATGAGGCTGAGGAAGGAGATGTCGCTGGCCAAGCTCGGCTTCTTCCCCCAGGAGGCCTAG
- the RAB3IL1 gene encoding guanine nucleotide exchange factor for Rab-3A isoform X1: MDDSKEHTRCPARGTCPVFLALSSGAVRYAPSVLGPALDGNLGEETWDTDSQPHPDEGHPPPLEAVPVPWKSVGPCRSHRESPGGLAESPGGEEAQGEEGPAAAQLDVLRLRSSSMEIREKGSEFLKDELHKAQKELKLKDEECERLSKVREQLERELEELTASLFEEAHRMVREANMKQAASEKQLKEARGKIDMLQAEVTALKTLVLTSTPASPNRELHPQLLSPSKAGPRKGHLRHKSTSSTLCPAVCPAAGHTLTPDKEGKEPGLPPLLSLLLCVVPSKAVHLTYEPAWQLLPGEPPAAPTSTTSLSFSRQVDTTLFAEFQAWRESPTLDKTCPFLERVYQEDVGPCLDFTMQELSALVRAAVEDNTLTIEPVAAQTPPTVKVATVECGSTNTCALSGLARACRHRIRLGDSESHYYISPSSRARITAVCNFFTYIRYIQQGLVRQEAEPMFWEIMRLRKEMSLAKLGFFPQEA, encoded by the exons ATGGATGACTCCAAGGAGCACACCAGGTGTCCTGCCCGAGGAACATGCCCCGTGTTCCTGGCACTGAGCTCGGGGGCTGTCCGCTACGCCCCATCAGTTCTGGGCCCTGCACTTGACGGGAACTTGGGAGAGGAGACCTGGGACACAGACAG CCAGCCCCACCCAGACGAGGGCCACCCGCCGCCCCTCGAAGCTGTCCCAGTCCCCTGGAAGAGCGTGGGCCCCTGCAGAAGCCACAGGGAGTCCCCAGGAGGCCTGGCGGAGAgccctggaggggaggaggcccaAGGTGAGGAGGGCCCCGCGGCCGCCCAGCTGGACGTGTTGCGCCTGCGAAGCTCTTCCATGGAGATCCGGGAGAAGGGCTCCGAGTTCCTGAAGGACGAGCTGCACAAAGCCCAGAAG GAGCTGAAGCTGAAGGACGAGGAGTGCGAGCGGCTGTCCAAGGTGCGGGAGCAGCTGGAACGGGAGCTGGAGGAGCTGACGGCCAGCCTGTTCGAG GAAGCCCACAGGATGGTGCGGGAAGCCAATATGAAGCAGGCGGCATCAGAAAAGCAGCTGAAGGAGGCGCGGGGCAAG ATCGACATGCTGCAGGCGGAGGTGACCGCCTTGAAGACGCTGGTCCTCACGTCCACACCAGCCTCCCCCAACCGCGAGCTCCACCCGCAGCTGCTCAGCCCCAGCAAGGCCGGACCCCGCAAGGGCCACTTACGTCATAAGAGCACCAGCAGCACTCTCTGCCCTGCTGTGTGCCCCGCGGCTGGACACACCCTCACCCCGGACAAGGAGGGCAAAGAG cCCGGGCTgccccccctcctctccctgctcctctgcgTGGTCCCCAGCAAAGCTGTTCACCTCACCTACGAGCCGGCCTGGCAGCTCCTGCCTGGGGAGCCGCCTGCGGCCCCCACCTCCActacctctctctccttttcccgaCAG GTGGACACCACCCTGTTCGCAGAGTTCCAGGCCTGGCGGGAATCACCCACCCTGGACAAGACCTGCCCCTTCCTCGAAAGGGTGTACCAGGAGGACGTGGGCCCCTGTCTGGACTTCACCATGCAGGAG CTCTCGGCGCTGGTCCGGGCCGCCGTGGAGGACAACACGCTCACCATTGAGCCCGTGGCTGCGCAGACACCGCCCACGGTGAAGGTGGCCACGGTTGAGTGTGGCAGCACCAA TACCTGTGCCCTGAGCGGGCTGGCTCGTGCCTGTCGCCACCGAATCCGGCTTGGGGACTCTGAGAGCCACTACTACATCTCACCATCCTCCCGGGCCAGG ATCACCGCCGTGTGCAACTTCTTCACTTATATCCGCTATATCCAGCAAGGCCTGGTGCGGCAGGAAG CCGAACCGATGTTTTGGGAGATCATGAGGCTGAGGAAGGAGATGTCGCTGGCCAAGCTCGGCTTCTTCCCCCAGGAGGCCTAG
- the RAB3IL1 gene encoding guanine nucleotide exchange factor for Rab-3A isoform X5 yields the protein MVREANMKQAASEKQLKEARGKIDMLQAEVTALKTLVLTSTPASPNRELHPQLLSPSKAGPRKGHLRHKSTSSTLCPAVCPAAGHTLTPDKEGKEPGLPPLLSLLLCVVPSKAVHLTYEPAWQLLPGEPPAAPTSTTSLSFSRQVDTTLFAEFQAWRESPTLDKTCPFLERVYQEDVGPCLDFTMQELSALVRAAVEDNTLTIEPVAAQTPPTVKVATVECGSTNTCALSGLARACRHRIRLGDSESHYYISPSSRARITAVCNFFTYIRYIQQGLVRQEAEPMFWEIMRLRKEMSLAKLGFFPQEA from the exons ATGGTGCGGGAAGCCAATATGAAGCAGGCGGCATCAGAAAAGCAGCTGAAGGAGGCGCGGGGCAAG ATCGACATGCTGCAGGCGGAGGTGACCGCCTTGAAGACGCTGGTCCTCACGTCCACACCAGCCTCCCCCAACCGCGAGCTCCACCCGCAGCTGCTCAGCCCCAGCAAGGCCGGACCCCGCAAGGGCCACTTACGTCATAAGAGCACCAGCAGCACTCTCTGCCCTGCTGTGTGCCCCGCGGCTGGACACACCCTCACCCCGGACAAGGAGGGCAAAGAG cCCGGGCTgccccccctcctctccctgctcctctgcgTGGTCCCCAGCAAAGCTGTTCACCTCACCTACGAGCCGGCCTGGCAGCTCCTGCCTGGGGAGCCGCCTGCGGCCCCCACCTCCActacctctctctccttttcccgaCAG GTGGACACCACCCTGTTCGCAGAGTTCCAGGCCTGGCGGGAATCACCCACCCTGGACAAGACCTGCCCCTTCCTCGAAAGGGTGTACCAGGAGGACGTGGGCCCCTGTCTGGACTTCACCATGCAGGAG CTCTCGGCGCTGGTCCGGGCCGCCGTGGAGGACAACACGCTCACCATTGAGCCCGTGGCTGCGCAGACACCGCCCACGGTGAAGGTGGCCACGGTTGAGTGTGGCAGCACCAA TACCTGTGCCCTGAGCGGGCTGGCTCGTGCCTGTCGCCACCGAATCCGGCTTGGGGACTCTGAGAGCCACTACTACATCTCACCATCCTCCCGGGCCAGG ATCACCGCCGTGTGCAACTTCTTCACTTATATCCGCTATATCCAGCAAGGCCTGGTGCGGCAGGAAG CCGAACCGATGTTTTGGGAGATCATGAGGCTGAGGAAGGAGATGTCGCTGGCCAAGCTCGGCTTCTTCCCCCAGGAGGCCTAG
- the RAB3IL1 gene encoding guanine nucleotide exchange factor for Rab-3A isoform X2 — MWSGQPHPDEGHPPPLEAVPVPWKSVGPCRSHRESPGGLAESPGGEEAQGEEGPAAAQLDVLRLRSSSMEIREKGSEFLKDELHKAQKELKLKDEECERLSKVREQLERELEELTASLFEEAHRMVREANMKQAASEKQLKEARGKIDMLQAEVTALKTLVLTSTPASPNRELHPQLLSPSKAGPRKGHLRHKSTSSTLCPAVCPAAGHTLTPDKEGKEPGLPPLLSLLLCVVPSKAVHLTYEPAWQLLPGEPPAAPTSTTSLSFSRQVDTTLFAEFQAWRESPTLDKTCPFLERVYQEDVGPCLDFTMQELSALVRAAVEDNTLTIEPVAAQTPPTVKVATVECGSTNTCALSGLARACRHRIRLGDSESHYYISPSSRARITAVCNFFTYIRYIQQGLVRQEAEPMFWEIMRLRKEMSLAKLGFFPQEA, encoded by the exons ATGTGGAGCGG CCAGCCCCACCCAGACGAGGGCCACCCGCCGCCCCTCGAAGCTGTCCCAGTCCCCTGGAAGAGCGTGGGCCCCTGCAGAAGCCACAGGGAGTCCCCAGGAGGCCTGGCGGAGAgccctggaggggaggaggcccaAGGTGAGGAGGGCCCCGCGGCCGCCCAGCTGGACGTGTTGCGCCTGCGAAGCTCTTCCATGGAGATCCGGGAGAAGGGCTCCGAGTTCCTGAAGGACGAGCTGCACAAAGCCCAGAAG GAGCTGAAGCTGAAGGACGAGGAGTGCGAGCGGCTGTCCAAGGTGCGGGAGCAGCTGGAACGGGAGCTGGAGGAGCTGACGGCCAGCCTGTTCGAG GAAGCCCACAGGATGGTGCGGGAAGCCAATATGAAGCAGGCGGCATCAGAAAAGCAGCTGAAGGAGGCGCGGGGCAAG ATCGACATGCTGCAGGCGGAGGTGACCGCCTTGAAGACGCTGGTCCTCACGTCCACACCAGCCTCCCCCAACCGCGAGCTCCACCCGCAGCTGCTCAGCCCCAGCAAGGCCGGACCCCGCAAGGGCCACTTACGTCATAAGAGCACCAGCAGCACTCTCTGCCCTGCTGTGTGCCCCGCGGCTGGACACACCCTCACCCCGGACAAGGAGGGCAAAGAG cCCGGGCTgccccccctcctctccctgctcctctgcgTGGTCCCCAGCAAAGCTGTTCACCTCACCTACGAGCCGGCCTGGCAGCTCCTGCCTGGGGAGCCGCCTGCGGCCCCCACCTCCActacctctctctccttttcccgaCAG GTGGACACCACCCTGTTCGCAGAGTTCCAGGCCTGGCGGGAATCACCCACCCTGGACAAGACCTGCCCCTTCCTCGAAAGGGTGTACCAGGAGGACGTGGGCCCCTGTCTGGACTTCACCATGCAGGAG CTCTCGGCGCTGGTCCGGGCCGCCGTGGAGGACAACACGCTCACCATTGAGCCCGTGGCTGCGCAGACACCGCCCACGGTGAAGGTGGCCACGGTTGAGTGTGGCAGCACCAA TACCTGTGCCCTGAGCGGGCTGGCTCGTGCCTGTCGCCACCGAATCCGGCTTGGGGACTCTGAGAGCCACTACTACATCTCACCATCCTCCCGGGCCAGG ATCACCGCCGTGTGCAACTTCTTCACTTATATCCGCTATATCCAGCAAGGCCTGGTGCGGCAGGAAG CCGAACCGATGTTTTGGGAGATCATGAGGCTGAGGAAGGAGATGTCGCTGGCCAAGCTCGGCTTCTTCCCCCAGGAGGCCTAG
- the RAB3IL1 gene encoding guanine nucleotide exchange factor for Rab-3A isoform X6: MEIREKGSEFLKDELHKAQKELKLKDEECERLSKVREQLERELEELTASLFEEAHRMVREANMKQAASEKQLKEARGKIDMLQAEVTALKTLVLTSTPASPNRELHPQLLSPSKAGPRKGHLRHKSTSSTLCPAVCPAAGHTLTPDKEGKEPGLPPLLSLLLCVVPSKAVHLTYEPAWQLLPGEPPAAPTSTTSLSFSRQVDTTLFAEFQAWRESPTLDKTCPFLERVYQEDVGPCLDFTMQELSALVRAAVEDNTLTIEPVAAQTPPTVKVATVECGSTNTCALSGLARACRHRIRLGDSESHYYISPSSRARITAVCNFFTYIRYIQQGLVRQEAEPMFWEIMRLRKEMSLAKLGFFPQEA, translated from the exons ATGGAGATCCGGGAGAAGGGCTCCGAGTTCCTGAAGGACGAGCTGCACAAAGCCCAGAAG GAGCTGAAGCTGAAGGACGAGGAGTGCGAGCGGCTGTCCAAGGTGCGGGAGCAGCTGGAACGGGAGCTGGAGGAGCTGACGGCCAGCCTGTTCGAG GAAGCCCACAGGATGGTGCGGGAAGCCAATATGAAGCAGGCGGCATCAGAAAAGCAGCTGAAGGAGGCGCGGGGCAAG ATCGACATGCTGCAGGCGGAGGTGACCGCCTTGAAGACGCTGGTCCTCACGTCCACACCAGCCTCCCCCAACCGCGAGCTCCACCCGCAGCTGCTCAGCCCCAGCAAGGCCGGACCCCGCAAGGGCCACTTACGTCATAAGAGCACCAGCAGCACTCTCTGCCCTGCTGTGTGCCCCGCGGCTGGACACACCCTCACCCCGGACAAGGAGGGCAAAGAG cCCGGGCTgccccccctcctctccctgctcctctgcgTGGTCCCCAGCAAAGCTGTTCACCTCACCTACGAGCCGGCCTGGCAGCTCCTGCCTGGGGAGCCGCCTGCGGCCCCCACCTCCActacctctctctccttttcccgaCAG GTGGACACCACCCTGTTCGCAGAGTTCCAGGCCTGGCGGGAATCACCCACCCTGGACAAGACCTGCCCCTTCCTCGAAAGGGTGTACCAGGAGGACGTGGGCCCCTGTCTGGACTTCACCATGCAGGAG CTCTCGGCGCTGGTCCGGGCCGCCGTGGAGGACAACACGCTCACCATTGAGCCCGTGGCTGCGCAGACACCGCCCACGGTGAAGGTGGCCACGGTTGAGTGTGGCAGCACCAA TACCTGTGCCCTGAGCGGGCTGGCTCGTGCCTGTCGCCACCGAATCCGGCTTGGGGACTCTGAGAGCCACTACTACATCTCACCATCCTCCCGGGCCAGG ATCACCGCCGTGTGCAACTTCTTCACTTATATCCGCTATATCCAGCAAGGCCTGGTGCGGCAGGAAG CCGAACCGATGTTTTGGGAGATCATGAGGCTGAGGAAGGAGATGTCGCTGGCCAAGCTCGGCTTCTTCCCCCAGGAGGCCTAG